The Collibacillus ludicampi region TCCCGGATTGTTGCATGAAAGAGAAACGTCTCCTGTGTAACCAGACCGATATGATCGCTCAATGAACGCAACGATACATCACGCACATCATGTCCGTCGATCAACACACGTCCCTTTGACACGTCATAAAAGCGGGGAATCAAACCGGACAGTGTCGTTTTACCGGAACCGGAAGGTCCTACGAGAGCCACGACTTGCCCCGGCTCGATCGTCAAAGATATATCATGCAGGATCTCCCGTTCCTCCTGATAATGAAAACATACATGATCAAACACAATGTGTCCCTTAACGGAAGACAAGTGAACCGCGTCGGGCCGCTCCTCGACGTCTACAGGTATATCTAAATATTCAAAAAGGCGTTCAAAGAGTGCGATCGAACCTAATACATTCACTTGCACGTTCGTCAATGCGGATATAGGTCCATACAATCGTGTCAACAAGGCGGTAAAGGCAACAACTGTCCCGAGAGACAGGTGATTCTGGATCACCGCCCAACCGCCGAATCCATAAATAATGGCGGGCCCAGCCGTCGAAATGATTCCGATAAACACAAAAACCAACGCC contains the following coding sequences:
- a CDS encoding ABC transporter ATP-binding protein, which encodes MFIGIISTAGPAIIYGFGGWAVIQNHLSLGTVVAFTALLTRLYGPISALTNVQVNVLGSIALFERLFEYLDIPVDVEERPDAVHLSSVKGHIVFDHVCFHYQEEREILHDISLTIEPGQVVALVGPSGSGKTTLSGLIPRFYDVSKGRVLIDGHDVRDVSLRSLSDHIGLVTQETFLFHATIRENLLYGNPHASEEEMIAAAKAASIHELIMSLPEGYETVVGERGYKLSGGEKQRIAIARVILKNPKILILDEATSALDSHSESLVQAALDELMKERTSIVIAHRLSTILSADQIFVIADGRVVEQGTHHELLANNGLYAELYRKQFSK